A stretch of DNA from Limnohabitans sp. MORI2:
ATAGACCATGTTGTCGCGCAAATAATCAAAGCCGTATTCGTTGTTTGTGCCATAGGTGATGTCAGCACGGTAGGCGGCTTGTTTTTCTTCGCGCGGCATTTGCGGCAAATTGATGCCCACCGACAAACCGAGCCAGTTGTACAAACGTGCCATCCACTGGGCATCGCGACTGGCCAAATAGTCGTTCACGGTCACCACATGCACACCGTTGCCCGTGAGGGCATTGAGGTACACCGGCAAAGTGGCCGTGAGGGTTTTACCCTCGCCTGTGCGCATTTCAGAAATCTTGCCTTGGTGCAAGGCGATACCGCCTAACAACTGCACATCGAAGTGGCGCATTTTCATCACGCGCTTTGAGGCTTCACGCACCACGGCATAAGCTTCGGGCAGCAATGCATCTAAGGTTTCGCCTTGGGCGATGCGTGATTTGAACTCGTCAGTTTTGCCACGCAAGGCGTCATCGCTGAGCTTCTCCAACGAAGGTTCCAACGCATTGATCTGCGCGACAGTTTTGCGGTATTGCTTGAGTAGGCGCTCGTTGCGGCTACCAAAAATATGAGTCAGGAAAGAAAGAGCCATGCGAGCACTGCGAAGGTCTTGCTTTCAGCTGAAAACAAGGGTCGCAAAATCCTTTTTGTAAGGCTTGATAGAAGCCGAGAATTTTAACCGTCAGCCGCCCCATAATTACTGCATGGCCACTCGCTCTACCCCACATCCAGACACGTTAGCTGCCTATCGCGCTTTGGGTTACAACGCCCCTCCGCGAGCGAAGGTGTCCGTACGTGGCAGATCACAAACTGTCGAACAAGTGGTCGACTCAGCACCTACTTTGGCCCATTTTTCAGCCGTAGCGCGTGACACGCAAAACCGACTCAAAGCCATCGCCCCCTTACTTCCAACCTCTCTGCGTTCTTTGGTTCAATCCGGCGGCGTAGAAGGCGATGTGTGGTGTCTGTTGGTACCGAACAGCGCTGTCGCAGCCAAGCTGCGCCAAACCCTACCCGCTTTGTGCGCGCATTTGCGCACCAAAGGCTGGGATGTGAACACCATTCGCGTCAAGGTCAACACGACGCGCTGACGTGGAATTGCACCGACGAAAAGAAAAACCCGCTACGCCAAAGGCGTAACGGGTTTTATTTTGGTGCCGCTTGTCGGATTCGAACTGACGACCTACCGCTTACAAGGCGGGTGCTCTACCAACTGAGCTAAAGCGGCGCAGGCAGTATTCTAACCTAACTTCTTCGTCTTATTTCACACGCGTGAGTGTTGGACGTCCTGCTGGTGATGTGGGCGTTGGTGGCTCATCATCTGGCACATCTTCGGAATGGGGCGTTTCTACCGCGCTCAACACAGGACGCGCAGGAGAAGATTTTTTAGGCACTGGCGTTGCATCAGAAGCAACACTCATGGGGAAAGCCATGCCTTGTCCGTTTTCACGGGCATAAATCGCCATCACACGATTCACCGGAATGATGATGTCACGCGGCACGCCACCAAAGCGGGCTTTGAATTCAATGTATTCATTACCCAGTGTCATGCCAGCCGTGGCGTCATAGCCCACGTTCAACACAATCTCACCGTTTTTGACGTACTCCATCGGCACTTGCACAGTCTCGTCAACCAAGACCGCCACATAAGGCGTGAAACCACTGTCCGTGCACCACTCGTGCAAAGCACGCAGCAGGTAGGGACGGGTTGAAGATGCGTCTGGAGCGTTCAACATACGACTTACTTGCGCATGACCTTTTCAGAAGGCGTCAACGCCTCGATGTAGGCAGGACGAGAGAAGATGCGCTCTGCATATTTGAGCAAAGGTGCAGCATTCTTCGACAAGTCGATGCCGTAGTGATCCAAGCGCCACAACAGCGGTGCAATGGCCACATCGAGCATGGAGAAGTTCTCACCCAACATGTACTTGTTTTTCAAGAACACGGGGGCCAACTGAGTCAAACGGTCACGGATGTGTGCACGTGCTTTTTCCAACGCTTTGTCGTTGGCTTTGGCCGCGCGAGACTCCAATGTCGACACGTGTGTGAACAACTCTTTTTCGAAGTTCAACAAGAACAGACGCACGCGAGCACGCTCAACAGGATCACCAGGCATCAACTGAGGATGTGGAAAACGCTCATCGATGTACTCGTTGATGATGTTCGATTCATACAAGATCAGATCGCGCTCAACCAAGATTGGCACTTGACCGTATGGATTCATCACATTGATATCTTCGGGCTTGTTGTAAAGATCAACATCGCGAATTTCAAAATCCATGCCTTTTTCAAACAAGACAAAACGGCAGCGATGTGAGTAGGGACACGTGGTTCCCGAATAAAGCACCATCATGATGGGCAGCTCCTAAAAATCAAAAAGAGTGGCAGGCAAACCTGTCACTCCGTGAGGTGACAACGGGCACAAGGCCCGCTGCCGAATTTGCGCAAATTACTTGATGTCTTTCCAGTAGGAAGCATTCAAGCGCCATGCGATGAACATAAAGCCAGCCAAGAACAACAACACAAACACACCCAAACGTGTACGTGTGGTTTGTGCTGGCTCAGCCATCCATGTCAGATAACCAACGAGGTCAGCCATGGCTTCGTCGTACTCTTTTTCAGACAACTTGCCTGGCTTGATTTGTTCCCAGCCTTTGAAGACTTGTTGACCGTCGTGTGACTCGAACACAGCACGGCGTTCGCCTTGCAGTTCCCACAGCACGTGAGGCATACCCACATTCGGGAACACCAAGTTGTTCCAGCCTGTGGCTTTGGTTTCGTCACGGTAGAACGTGCGCATGTAGGTGTAGAGGTAGTCTGCACCTGTGCCATTGTGGCCAGCGCGTGAACGTGCGATCACGGTCAAGTCAGGAGGCGTTGCACCAAACCACTCTTTAGCCTGTTTAGGGTCAATGTTGGATTTCATGGTGTCGCCGACTTTTTCAGTCGTGAACAACAAGTTGTCTTTGATCTGTTGCTCAGTCAAACCAATGTCTTTCAAACGGTTGTAGCGCATGAAAGCGGCTGAGTGGCAGTTCAAGCAGTGGTTCACAAAGATCTTGGCGCCATTTTGCAAGGCGGCTTGATCGTTGATTTTGTTAGGCGCTTTGTCCCAAGCGATGCTGTCGCCAGATGCTTGCGCACCAGCCACCACACCGAGGGTCAATGCCAAGCTGAGAATGATTTTTTTCATGGTTATGTTCTCCGTGAATCTCAGTGAGGCGTGAAAGTGACGCGGTCTGGCACTGGCTTGGTCTCACCGATGCGGCTCCAGATGGGCATCAACAAGAAGAAGCCAAAGTAGAACAAGGTGCCGAGTTGAGACACACGCTCACCAACAGGTGAAGGTGGCTGCACGCCCAAGTAAGCCAAGACAACGAAGTTCACCACGAACACGCCGTACATGTACTTGTGCCAATCAGGACGGTAGCGGATCGACTTCACAGCGCAGTGGTCCAACCATGGCAAGAAGAACAAGATCACAACAGCACCACCCATCACGACCACGCCCCAGAATTTGGCATCGATCGAGAGCATGAGCAAGGACACGAACACAGCCGCACCCACCACGCCAGCTTTGAGCACTTTTGGCAAGTTGGTTTTCACAGCACCAAAGTAGGCACCAGCCAACACGCAAGCGATCAAGACGTACATCATTTCGCTGGTGATCGCACGCAACATCGAATAGAAGGGCGTGAAGTACCACACAGGTGCAATGTGCAACGGTGTCTTCAATGGATCGGCAGGGATGAAGTTGTTGTATTCGAGGAAGTAACCACCGAACTCAGGTGCGAAGAAGATCACAGCGCTGAACACCAACAAGAAGCCGCTCACGCCCAAGATGTCGTGCACGGTGTAGTAAGGGTGGAAAGGCACGCCGTCGAGTGGATGACCGTTGGCATCTTTCGGTGCGTTAGGACCTTTGATTTCGACGCCGTCTGGGTTGTTAGAACCCACTTCGTGCAACGCGATGATGTGCGCCACCACCAAGCCCAATAGGACGAGTGGCACAGCGATCACGTGGAAGCTGAAGAAGCGGTTCAAAGTGGCATCGCTCACCACGTAGTCACCACGAATCAGCAAAGCCAAGTCGGGGCCCACGAAAGGCACAGCAGCAAACAAGTTCACGATCACTTGTGCGCCCCAGTAGGACATTTGGCCCCAAGGCAACAAGTAACCCATGAAGGCTTCAGCCATCAATGCCAAGAAAATGGCACAGCCGAACACCCACACCAATTCACGTGGCTGGCGGTATGAGCCGTAGATCAAACCACGGTACATGTGCAAATACACCACGATGAAGAACGCAGAAGCGCCAGTGGAGTGCATGTAGCGGATCAACCAGCCCCATGGCACGTCGCGCATGATGTATTCAACAGAAGCAAATGCCAAGTTGGCATCAGGCTTGTAGTGCATGACCAAGAAGATACCGGTCACGATTTGAATCACCAGCACCAACATGGCCAACGAGCCAAAGAAGTACCAGAAGTTGAAGTTCTTGGGTGCGTAGTACTCAGACACGTGTTCTTTGACCATCTTAGTCAAAGGAAAACGGTTGTCCACCCAGTTGAGCAGTTTTTCGCCAGCGCTGGCGTTCGGAGAGATTTCTTTAAATTCAGCCATGGTGCGTCCTATCAGGCTTTCTTGTCTTCACCAATGAGCAACTTGGTGTCAGACAGATACATGTGTGGCGGGATTTCGAGGTTATCGGGTGCAGGCTTGTTTTTGAACACGCGACCTGCAATGTCAAACGTCGAACCGTGGCATGGGCACAAGAAGCCACCTTGCCAATCAGCTGGCAACGAAGGTTGCGCACCGGTTTGGAATTTATCGGAAGGCGAGCAACCCAAGTGGGTACAGATGCCGACAGCCACGAAAATTTCGGGCTTGATCGAGCGGTGTTGGTTCTTCGCGTAAGCAGGAATTGGATAAGCCTTGCGATCAGAAGCAGGGTCAGCCAATTGAGATTCGGTCTTGTTCAAAGACTCGACTTGCTCAGGCGTGCGCTTGACGACCCACACGGGCTTACCGCGCCATTCCACAGTCATTTTCTCGCCTGGTTTCAGGGCAGAGATATCGACTTCAACCGCGGCACCGGCGGCTTTGGCACGCTCGGAGGGCTGGAATGTACTAACGAAGGGCACAGCAACTGCTGCACCACCGACTGCACCGGCGCATGTCGAGGCAATCAGCCACGTGCGTTTACTGGTGTCTACTGGGGTGTCACTCATGGGATTCCTCAAACAATCATCACTGGTTGGGCTAACTATTTATTGTAGCTGACCGCCACATGCGCCTCATTAATTCGAAGTGCTTCCACTGCAAGCTCGGGGTAAGACTGCGATAATTCGAATACTTTAATACACACAAGGAAGTTGATATGTTGAAAGAGTTCAAGGCATTTGCGATCCGCGGCAATGTGATTGATTTGGCCGTGGGCGTCATCATTGGCGCAGCATTTGGAAAAATTGTTGACTCGGCAGTGAACGACTTGATCATGCCCATCGTGGCAGCCTTTATTGGCCACCTCGACTTTTCTAACTTCTTCTTGGTCTTGGGACATGCGCCTGAAGGCACCGCCATGACGCTTGATGCGATGAAAAAAGCTGGGGTCCCCGTCTTCGCCTACGGCAACTTCATCACCGTGGCTGTGAACTTTGTGATTTTGGCTTTCATCATTTTCTTAATGATCAAACAAATCAGTCGCCTCAAAGGTAATGCCAACCCCGATGCGGAAACGAAAGAAGAGATTTTGCTGTTGCGTGATATTCGCGACAGCCTCAAAAAGTAAAAAATCAGCGGCACATGGCCTGCGCCATCGCAACAGCTGCCAACAAGCTAGAGGCATCCGCGTTGGCCATGCCTGCCACATCAAATGCAGTTCCGTGATCGGGGCTTGTGCGCACCAAGGGCAGGCCCAAGGTCACATTCACTCCCTGCTCCACACCCAGGTACTTCACTGGAATCAAACCTTGGTCGTGGTACATCGCAATCACCACATCAAACTCACCCGCTTGGCCGTTCTTGGCGCGTGCACGCATGAACACGGTGTCTGGCGCGAACGGGCCACTCACCCACATGCCTTCTGCACGCGCTTGCTGCAACGCAGGAATGATGATGTCTAGCTCTTCACGCCCCATCAATCCACCCTCACCGGCATGAGGATTCAAGCCTGCCACCGCCATGTGTGGGGCTCGACCTGTCACAGCCAACTCGGCGGCATGTGTGATGCGCAGGGTCTGCAAAATATTGTCGACAGTCACAGCTTCTATCGCTTTGCGCAGTGACACATGGATACTGACCAACACGGTTTTCAGCTCAGGATTGGCCAGCATCATGCGCACAGGCATATCGTCGACCGCCACGCCAGCATGCTCGGCAGCACAGGCTTGCAACATTTCGGTGTGCCCCGGAAATGGCACACCCGCCGCGTGCAAGGCCTCTTTGTGCAAAGGTGCCGTGACCACAGCAGACACATCGCCGCGCAGCGCAGCTTGAGCAGCCCACACCACGCAGTCTGCGGCTAACTTACCCGCAGTGGCGCTCACCTTGCCCCACGCTGGCAACTGATCAGCGCTAAGAGGCGGCGTGACTTGCAGCAAAGGAATCGTGCAAGGCGCGGTGATATTCGCAGCCTCTCGGATGTCATGCACCTGTTGAATTTGCATGGGGGGCGGGGGCAGCTCGCACTGTGCCAAGAGCAAGGCCGCACGTTGCATTACCGCCAAATCGCCAACCACCACGCAGCCTTGCATTTGCTCTGGTGCATCACGGAATGCTTTGACGATGATCTCTGGGCCAATGCCCGCCGCATCGCCCATCGTGATGACCATTGGCTTGAAGGTCATGCGGGGTTATCAATCTCGATGAACTGGTGTGTGATACCCAGTTGCTCGGCAACGTGCGCGGCAACTGCAGGCGCACCATAACGCTCGGTGGCGTGATGACCACAGGCCAAAAACGCCACGCCGGTTTCACGGGCCAAGTGCGCTTGCGGCTCTGAAATTTCACCTGTGATAAACGCATCCACACCCGCTGCAATGGCCGCTTCGAAGTAGCTTTGGGCACCGCCCGTGCACCACGCCACTTTGCGAATTTCGCGTGTAGGCGTTTGCACCACCACAGGCTCGCGTTGCAAGGCTGTAGACACCACAGCAGCCAACGCATTCACATTGGCAAATGCTTGGCCGTCGGCATGTGTGCCCCACAGCCCTAAATCTTGTTCACCAAACGCACCTTGCACTTGCAGGCCCAAACGTTTGCCTAGCTGCGCGTTGTTGCCCAACTCGGGGTGTGCATCGAGCGGCAAGTGGTAGGCCAACAAGTTGATGTTGTGCGCCAGTAGCAACTGCAAGCGTTGTTTCATCCAGCCCGTCACCGTGCCGTCTTGACCGCGCCAAAACAAACCGTGGTGCACAAAGATGGCATCGGCCTTGGCCTCAATCGCAGCCTCTATCAATGCGCGGCTGGCGGTCACGCCCGACACGATGTGGCGAACAGTGTCTGCACCTTCGACTTGCAATCCATTGGGGCCATAGTCTTTGAAACGCGCAGGCTGCAGCAAGTCGTTGCAGGCATTCAGCAAAGCTTGGCGGGTGGCGGTTTGGCTCATCGTGCGGCCTTACTTTTGGATCTTAGGTTTAGGGCGTTGCGCGGGCGTTACATCGAGCGTGACGGTTTGGTTACGCCGCACAACTTCGAGCTTGGCAGGCTTACCAGGCGTAAGCGCTGCAATTTGCGTCAACAACTCACCCACATTTTTCACAGGCTGTCCCGCCACTTTCAGCAGCAAGTCACCGGGACGCAGCCCCGCGTTGGCCGCAGGCCCGCTTTGCAACACCCCCGTGACGATCACGCCTTCGGTTTGCTTCAAACCAAACGTCTCTGCCAATTCAGCCGTGAGTTCCATCGGCTCAATACCCACCCAGCCGCGCACCACTTGCCCATCGCGCACGATGCCTTCCAACACTTGGCGAGCTGTCGACACAGGAATGGCAAAGCCAATGCCCATGTTGCCGCCGGAGCGCGAATAGATCGCTGTGTTGATACCAATCAAATTACCGTTCACATCTACCAACGCACCACCTGAATTGCCGGGGTTGATGGCGGCATCGGTTTGGATGAAGTTCTCAAACGTATTGATGCCCAGCTGGTTGCGGCCTAAGGCAGACACAATGCCGCTCGTCACGGTTTGCCCCACGCCAAACGGATTGCCAATGGCCAGCACGCGGTCCCCCACTTGCGCCGTGTCTGAGTTACCCAATGTGATGACGGGCAAGCGGTCAAGTTTGATGCGCAAGATCGCGAGGTCTGTATCGGGGTCCGCACCAATCAATTGCGCAGTGGTACGGCGGCTATCGCTGAGCGTGACTTGAATTTCGGCCGCGCCTTCAATCACATGGTTGTTGGTGAGGATGTAGCCCTCAGGGCTGACGATAACGCCACTGCCCAAACCTTGCTGTGGCGGTTCGTCTTCACGGTCACCGTAAAAGAAGCGAAACCACGGATCGTTTTGCAAAGGATGAGCGGGAGCAATGGCTTGCGTGGTGGCGATGCTCACCACGGCAGGCGAAGCCAATTTGGCAGCCGGGCTGTAGCTACCGGGCATGGTTGTGCCAGAAGCGTTAGGAGCGGCTTCAATCAGCGTCACACCAGAAGTCACTGCCGAAGATCGTGAGTTCACCCACTCGGGCTTTAAGGTGACCAACACAAACCAGATGGCCACCAACACAGTGACCACTTGAGAGAACAACAACCATTGACGTTTCATGGTCTGTTTGCGTTTCGCTTATTCGGCGTCAGGCGCTTGCGTGTGTTTGATGAAGAGTTGCGCGGCCCAAATGCCAATCTCATACAAGATGCACATGGGAATCGCCAGCGCCAGCTGCGACACCACATCGGGCGGCGTCACGATGGCCGCAATGATGAAGGCCAACACGATGAAGTACGAGCGGAAGTCTTTGAGCTTCTCCACCGTCACCACCCCCATGCGGGCCAACACAATCACCACGATGGGCACTTCAAACGCCAAGCCAAAGGCGATGAACATGCTGATGACAAAGCCCAAATACGCCTCGATGTCAGGCGCAGCCATGATGCTTTTGGGCGCAAAACTTTGGATGAACTTGAACACTTGGCCGAACACGAAGAAGTAGCAAAACGCCACACCCACCATAAACAAGACGGTGCTCGACACCACCAAAGGCAGCACCAATTTCTTTTCGTGCGAATACAAACCAGGCGCCACAAATGCCCACACTTGGTAGAGCACCACGGGTAGCGCCATCAAGAATGCCGTCATCAACAAAATTTTCAACGGCACCAAAAAAGGCGAAATGACTGACGTGGCAATCAAGTGCCCGCCCTCTGGCAGCTGTGCCACCAAGGGCGCAGCCAGCAAGTCGTACAACTCAGCGGGGCCGGGATAGATGGCCAAGGCAGCACCCGCCACCAACACGGCAATCGTGGCTTTGACCAAACGGTCACGCAGCTCAATCAAATGCTGCACAAACGGCTGCTCGGTGCCAGCTAGTTCGTCTTGGGGGGAGTGATCAGACATGTTCAGAACGCTTCACAGGGCGAAAACGCGCCACACGGGCTGCGCCAGATAGCGCTTTGGTGCGCACACCTTGACGGGCCTTGTACCAATGCGGCACAGCGCCTCGCTTGAGACGCCATTTCTTGCCTGGGTTTTCATACGTCGGTGGCGGCGGGGCCAACGGCTCGTAATGGTCAGACGACAAACCCGCCGTGGTCTCGGCCCAGTCTTTTTCAAAATCGCTGGCCGTGGTTTGAACGGAGTGCTCCACATCACGGGCCGCAGACTCCATCGTCTCTTTCATCTTCTTGAGCTCTTCGAGCTCCATCGTGCGGTTGACCTCAGCCTTGACATCCGACACATAACGCTTGGCTTTGCCAATCATCGTGCCCAATGTGCGAGCCACACCTGGCAGGCGCTCAGGCCCGATGACCACCAAGGCCACCGCGCTAACCACCGCGATTTTGGAAAAGTCGAGATCAAACAAAGCGAGCGATCAACAGCAATTAAGACTTGTTTTTGACTTCAACGTCGATGGTGTTTTTGTCGGCAGACACAGCGGCAGCAGGCGCGGCTGGCTTGTCTTCCGCAGGCGCGCTGCCGTCTTTCATGCCGTCTTTGAAGCCCTTCACAGCGCCGCCCAAGTCAGAGCCCAAGTTCTTGAGCTTCTTGGTACCGAACACCATGATGACGATCAGCAACACGATCAGCCAATGCCAAATTGAAAACGAACCCATGTGGAACTCCTAAATTTACTCAGTCAATTCTAATCAGCCGCGCAGCCATGGGCGGGGTCCCCCCATGACATGCCAGTGCATGTGGTGGACTTCTTGCCCACCTTCCGCGCCCGTATTGGTCACGATACGAAACCCGCCTTCGGGGTAAGGGTTGCACCCCTCTTGCAAAGCCAGCTTAGGCGCCAGCAACATCATGCGGCCCAGCAAGCCCTCATGCTCTGACGTGGCATGTGCCACCGATGGAATGTGCAACTTAGGGATGATCAAAAAATGTACAGGCGCCCAAGGGTTGATGTCGTGAAACGCAAACAACTCCTCGTCTTCATACACCTTGCGCGAGGGAATCTTGCCCGCAATGATTTTGCAAAAAATGCAGTTCTCGTCTGTCACGCTCATCACTCCCCTGCCGCTTCGCGGGCTTGCGCTTTGCGCAAAGCTTTTTCTTCCAAGCCGCTCAAACCTTCGCGGCGCGCCAACTCGTTCACCACGTCGGCGGGTGTGAGGCCATAGTGCGCCAAAGCAATCATGCTGTGGAACCACAGGTCGGCCACTTCGTACACTAGCTTAGAGGCGTCACCGCCGTGGTCCACATCTTTGGCGGCCATCACGGTTTCGGTGGCCTCTTCGCCAATCTTCTTCAAAAAGGCATCGGGCCCTTTGTGCAGCAGGCGAGCCACATAGCTTTTTTCGGGGTCGCCACCGTTGGCGGGCTTACGGCTTTCCACCACAGCCGCGAGGCGGTCAAGAATGTCTTGGTTAGTCATGACGTTCACTTGTAAATCGATTCGGGGTCTTTCAGCACAGGCTCGCAGGCATGCCATGCGTCACCTTCTAAGCGCTGATAAAAACAGCTATGGCGGCCAGTATGACAGGCAATGCCGGGCGTGTGCCCCTCTTGAGTCACCTTGAGCAACACCACGTCGTTGTCGCAATCCATGCGAATGTCGTGCACCGTTTGCACATGGCCCGACTCCTCGCCCTTGAACCACAGCTTGTTGCGTGAGCGGCTGAAATACACAGCACGCTTGAGCTCAGCCGTTTTTTGCAACGCCTCGCGGTTCATCCACGCAAACATCAGCACGTCGCCGCTGTCTTTTTCTTGGGCAATCACGGGCACCAGCCCCTTGTCGTCCCATTTGATGTTGTCTAGCCAATTCATAGGGGGGTGATCTTAAGGCAAGCTGTCATCACATAGCTTTGCCACATTTCTATGTGTATAGATTGTTTTACGAAACCGACGAGGTGTATCACCCAATTGCGACTGTCCTCGTAGTTGCACTGACTAACGATTCGTTACGCATATCTACGAGACTACTCGCTGTGGTTATGTGAAATGATGAAGCTAGCTTACGCGACGCCAAAATTTAACATCTAGGTCCACCTTATTGACGCCATCAATACGTGCGACTTCAGCAGCAAAATTCTGAAACAGCGCACTGTCTTTAGACTGTAGATGAATAACCCCAGGCCAACGAGGCAGTTTGCCTCGACCTGCAATTTGCTTGAGTCCCTTCGCAACATGACTATCAAGTGGCACTTCTAACCAAGCCTGTATCAACTGCAACTTATGGTGAGCAGAAAGGTACTTGTTATAGGCGCACCCTCGAAGAAAAATATTAAGAAACTTTCTGGTACTACCCCACGTCTGCGCCCCCTTCGGGAGACTTACTTTCAGTTCATTAGTTGCCTTATCCAACTCTGCCAGAAACTCGGCCTCAGACTGCTTGTGAAAACGTTCTATCTGCAATTTCCCAAGAAAAGTGCGAGCCGCGTGAATCGTTCCTCTCGGCCCCATTCCACGCGCAGTCGAGGCACCAACTGACGTACTTGCCTGGCGTTCCCGAAGATATCCAAGGTATTCAGTATTCCGCAGCATCATCTGCATGGACTAAATTCAAGTTGATCAATATCACCTCCACTGGGCTTTTCAGAAAGGAATTTCATCATCCATTTCAACGAAACCAGATACAGGCCGAGCGCCTAGGCGCTTCGATTTCTGCGCTGTAAGCGTCAGTATGTCTCTATGCCCTTCAACCCAACGAATTCCTTCTGGCGTAACTTGGTAGTGCTTAACGTCTTGAGTATCGAATCCAGAACTCTCCTCCACTATTCGCTCAAGAATCAGACCGCGCCTCATTAGCCCAGTAATTCCAAGGGCAAGCGCCACATCATTAAAACCCTCTGCCTTAAGCTTCTGCTCGAGATCCCAATGCGAAATACTTCCAACTGGCGTCGGCCAAAATGCGAATGCAAGTGTGAGGACTGAAACCTCGTACTTCTCAAGATCAACAGGCGCTAGGCTGCCTGGCTTTAAGGTAAGGGACGATGAAATTCGCTGCTCCGTTGAGAGCTGATTCTTGACTAAGCGAACAATGTCACGCTCCAAATCTTCATATCCACTCTTGGAATCAGTACGATAAAGAATAACGGGGCGATGCTGAATATCGAAAGGAAGCCGCGTCCTAACAGCTTTATCGCACAAGATTACCGCTGGCCTATTCATCGCCAACGCATATCCCAGCTCCAACCAAACATTAGGGTTGTCTTCAGAAACTTCTGCTATGCAAATAGCGGCTGCCTCGATAGCACGCTCTATCTTGTCAATAACGGGATTCAAACCGAGAATCTCGTCGGCGCGCTGTGGGTCCACTCCAGCCTTCTCAAGTGCAGGTTTAACTGTCTCGAGATACCGACGATCGTACTTTCCATTGTCGAAAGCTTGAATGACGAAGCAGGTAGGCTTCGGCGCATCATTGTTACTGTCCATACGTTGCGGCAATTTATGCAATCTAACTTTAAAGTAAACGAGCTGACGTCTACTGAATAACATGGCTGCACGCTATGCGAAAAATTCAGCAACATCATTGGCTCACCTCTGGTAGTCCATGCGTTGAATCCATTGCGTAAGTGTATTCAATATAGATACTATAACTTTAAAAATATCAATAAATATACCTATTGAGATTTACAAAATACAAAAACATAGCGCTTCTACATTGCAGGTGCCCGAACTATTACAGCCGTACCGGAATCCCACGCTTCCGCATCCGCTCTTTCGCCTGCTGCACGGTGTACTCGCCGTAGTGAAAGATGCTCGCGGCCAGCACGGCGTCAGCGCCGCCTTGTTGCACACCATCGGCCAAGTGGTCTAGGTTGCCCACGCCGCCTGATGCAATCACAGGCACGGGCACGAGGTCGGACACAGCGCGGGTGAGCTGCAAGTCAAAGCCGCTCTTTGTGCCGTCGCGGTCCATGCTGGTGAGCAAGATTTCGCCTGCGCCGTAGTCGGCCATTTGTTTGGCCCATGCCACAGCATCTAAGCCCACGTTTTTACGGCCACCGTGGCTGAACACATCCCAGCCGGGACCGACGGGCAAGCCGTTGGCGCCCACGCGTTGTTCGTCTTCTGCGGTGCGACGTTTGGCGTCGATGGCCACGACGATGCACTGCGCGCCGTATTTGGCCGACGCATCGCGAATGACTTGAGGGTTGGCAATGGCGGCTGAGTTAAAGCTCACTTTGTCAGCGCCAGCGTTGAGCATGCGGCGCACGTCGTCGACGGTGCGCACACCACCGCCCACGGTGAGAGGGATGAACACTTGGCTGGCCACGGCTTCAATGATGTGAAGAATCACATCGCGGGCGTCGCTGGTGGCGGTGATGTCCAAGAAGGTGAGCTCGTCAGCGCCTTGGTCGTTG
This window harbors:
- a CDS encoding trypsin-like peptidase domain-containing protein; this encodes MKRQWLLFSQVVTVLVAIWFVLVTLKPEWVNSRSSAVTSGVTLIEAAPNASGTTMPGSYSPAAKLASPAVVSIATTQAIAPAHPLQNDPWFRFFYGDREDEPPQQGLGSGVIVSPEGYILTNNHVIEGAAEIQVTLSDSRRTTAQLIGADPDTDLAILRIKLDRLPVITLGNSDTAQVGDRVLAIGNPFGVGQTVTSGIVSALGRNQLGINTFENFIQTDAAINPGNSGGALVDVNGNLIGINTAIYSRSGGNMGIGFAIPVSTARQVLEGIVRDGQVVRGWVGIEPMELTAELAETFGLKQTEGVIVTGVLQSGPAANAGLRPGDLLLKVAGQPVKNVGELLTQIAALTPGKPAKLEVVRRNQTVTLDVTPAQRPKPKIQK
- the tatA gene encoding Sec-independent protein translocase subunit TatA, which encodes MGSFSIWHWLIVLLIVIMVFGTKKLKNLGSDLGGAVKGFKDGMKDGSAPAEDKPAAPAAAVSADKNTIDVEVKNKS
- the pdxA gene encoding 4-hydroxythreonine-4-phosphate dehydrogenase PdxA: MTFKPMVITMGDAAGIGPEIIVKAFRDAPEQMQGCVVVGDLAVMQRAALLLAQCELPPPPMQIQQVHDIREAANITAPCTIPLLQVTPPLSADQLPAWGKVSATAGKLAADCVVWAAQAALRGDVSAVVTAPLHKEALHAAGVPFPGHTEMLQACAAEHAGVAVDDMPVRMMLANPELKTVLVSIHVSLRKAIEAVTVDNILQTLRITHAAELAVTGRAPHMAVAGLNPHAGEGGLMGREELDIIIPALQQARAEGMWVSGPFAPDTVFMRARAKNGQAGEFDVVIAMYHDQGLIPVKYLGVEQGVNVTLGLPLVRTSPDHGTAFDVAGMANADASSLLAAVAMAQAMCR
- the tatC gene encoding twin-arginine translocase subunit TatC — translated: MSDHSPQDELAGTEQPFVQHLIELRDRLVKATIAVLVAGAALAIYPGPAELYDLLAAPLVAQLPEGGHLIATSVISPFLVPLKILLMTAFLMALPVVLYQVWAFVAPGLYSHEKKLVLPLVVSSTVLFMVGVAFCYFFVFGQVFKFIQSFAPKSIMAAPDIEAYLGFVISMFIAFGLAFEVPIVVIVLARMGVVTVEKLKDFRSYFIVLAFIIAAIVTPPDVVSQLALAIPMCILYEIGIWAAQLFIKHTQAPDAE
- a CDS encoding histidine triad nucleotide-binding protein, whose amino-acid sequence is MSVTDENCIFCKIIAGKIPSRKVYEDEELFAFHDINPWAPVHFLIIPKLHIPSVAHATSEHEGLLGRMMLLAPKLALQEGCNPYPEGGFRIVTNTGAEGGQEVHHMHWHVMGGPRPWLRG
- the tatB gene encoding Sec-independent protein translocase protein TatB, encoding MFDLDFSKIAVVSAVALVVIGPERLPGVARTLGTMIGKAKRYVSDVKAEVNRTMELEELKKMKETMESAARDVEHSVQTTASDFEKDWAETTAGLSSDHYEPLAPPPPTYENPGKKWRLKRGAVPHWYKARQGVRTKALSGAARVARFRPVKRSEHV
- a CDS encoding Nif3-like dinuclear metal center hexameric protein; translation: MSQTATRQALLNACNDLLQPARFKDYGPNGLQVEGADTVRHIVSGVTASRALIEAAIEAKADAIFVHHGLFWRGQDGTVTGWMKQRLQLLLAHNINLLAYHLPLDAHPELGNNAQLGKRLGLQVQGAFGEQDLGLWGTHADGQAFANVNALAAVVSTALQREPVVVQTPTREIRKVAWCTGGAQSYFEAAIAAGVDAFITGEISEPQAHLARETGVAFLACGHHATERYGAPAVAAHVAEQLGITHQFIEIDNPA